One genomic window of Nitrospirota bacterium includes the following:
- a CDS encoding phosphomannomutase/phosphoglucomutase has translation MISPKIFREYDIRGVVGEDLTDDAARLIGWAFAVNLLLVNDMSPEDAGELKVAIGRDVRLHSEKLCNRLIEGIISTGVNVVELGVCPTPLLYFSLFNIDVNGGIMITGSHNPPEFNGFKLCVGKEALHGDAVQGIRRIIEEKDKWQRELGSLKMIGQVEFVPIIETYFTYIREQFVFDSRPLQPPVKVVVDSGNGTAGVIAPRVLREMGCEVIELYSKPDGRFPNHHPDPTVPENLTDLIKTVREKDADFGVAYDGDADRIGIVDEHGNIVWGDRLLTIYARDILKEWPGAIIVSEVKASQVLYDEIAKAGGVPVMWKAGHSLIKAKMKDEEAVLGGEVSGHIFFADRFYGYDDAIYATCRLVEILKRERIKGSRRGISFLLEGVAATYTTPEIRVSCPDEEKFQVVDSVQEVLTAGDIPPSVKPMAIRDIITIDGVRVLFEFGWGLIRPSNTQPVLVLRYEADTEENMARIRTFMEGVLSQFLPQP, from the coding sequence ATGATTTCACCTAAGATTTTCAGAGAATATGACATAAGGGGTGTGGTAGGGGAGGACCTGACGGATGATGCTGCACGCCTTATTGGGTGGGCATTCGCAGTTAATCTCCTTCTTGTCAATGACATGTCTCCTGAAGACGCAGGGGAGCTTAAAGTGGCGATCGGAAGGGATGTGAGGCTCCATTCAGAGAAGCTCTGCAACAGGTTGATTGAAGGGATAATATCAACAGGTGTTAATGTCGTTGAGCTCGGTGTATGCCCTACACCGCTGTTATACTTTTCACTCTTTAATATTGATGTAAACGGCGGGATAATGATCACAGGGAGTCACAATCCCCCTGAATTCAACGGTTTCAAACTATGTGTCGGGAAAGAGGCGCTGCATGGAGATGCAGTTCAGGGGATAAGACGGATTATTGAGGAAAAGGATAAGTGGCAAAGGGAACTGGGAAGCCTGAAGATGATCGGCCAGGTCGAGTTTGTCCCGATAATTGAAACATATTTTACTTACATCAGGGAGCAGTTTGTCTTTGACAGCAGGCCACTTCAGCCTCCTGTTAAGGTCGTAGTTGATTCCGGTAATGGTACAGCAGGTGTAATTGCGCCGCGCGTACTTCGTGAGATGGGGTGTGAGGTTATCGAGCTCTATTCCAAACCTGACGGCCGGTTCCCCAATCACCATCCTGATCCAACTGTCCCTGAAAATCTTACTGATCTGATTAAGACTGTCAGAGAAAAAGACGCTGATTTCGGTGTTGCCTATGACGGTGATGCAGACAGGATCGGTATTGTAGATGAACACGGCAATATTGTCTGGGGCGACAGGCTTTTGACAATATATGCAAGGGATATATTGAAGGAATGGCCCGGCGCAATCATAGTCTCAGAGGTAAAGGCATCTCAGGTATTATATGACGAAATAGCGAAGGCAGGCGGTGTGCCTGTCATGTGGAAGGCAGGTCATTCCCTGATTAAGGCAAAGATGAAAGATGAAGAGGCGGTGCTTGGCGGAGAGGTGAGCGGTCATATATTCTTTGCAGACCGTTTCTACGGTTATGATGATGCCATTTATGCGACGTGCAGGCTGGTCGAAATACTTAAAAGGGAGAGGATAAAGGGAAGCAGGAGGGGCATAAGTTTTCTGCTTGAAGGCGTTGCTGCAACATACACGACCCCTGAGATAAGGGTCTCCTGTCCTGATGAAGAAAAATTTCAGGTAGTGGACAGTGTCCAGGAGGTATTGACTGCAGGTGATATACCGCCTTCTGTAAAACCTATGGCTATAAGGGACATAATTACAATTGACGGTGTCCGCGTCCTGTTTGAGTTTGGCTGGGGTCTGATCCGGCCATCAAATACACAGCCTGTGCTGGTGCTGCGTTATGAGGCAGATACAGAGGAGAACATGGCCAGGATCAGGACATTCATGGAGGGTGTGTTGTCCCAATTCTTGCCGCAGCCTTAA
- a CDS encoding sodium:proton antiporter: MRRFPIYIILSVLIVMFTSGISLAGEFEMHSMAHFSASMIIPFALLLCAIAVMPFLNRHWWEHNYHLVSFGLGLLVILYYLIYIRASNGFADVTGITSYGWHKLIHTGVEYYSFIALIGSLFVVSGGIFIRVNNNSTPLVNTAILLIGAIAANFLGTTGASMLLIRPFLRINKDRVKGYQVVFFIFIVSNIGGSLTPIGDPPLFLGYLKGVPFFWVIGKVWHIWLLTTAIVLIIFYLIDSRYYARVKGKISKARTEGKMEILGKKNFIYLFMVLVLVLLQKAEFIKHIEEGIGANGQLYITIIIATLMIIVSAIAYKSSNREAIEANEFNFGPIKEVAILFIGIFATMIPALDYLEQNAAALGINTYGQFYWGSGILSSVLDNAPTYLNFLSASFGLANLSVDTDMAKFLDPGHVITLGNGMAVHTWKYVQAISLGSVFFGANTYIGNGPNFMVKSIAEQSGVECPSFFAYVYKYSLPVLIPVYALVWFLFFR, from the coding sequence ATGAGAAGGTTCCCCATATATATAATTTTGTCAGTTCTGATAGTCATGTTCACATCGGGTATTTCGCTTGCCGGTGAATTTGAGATGCATAGCATGGCACATTTCAGCGCCTCTATGATTATCCCGTTTGCACTCCTGCTCTGTGCAATAGCTGTAATGCCTTTTCTTAACAGGCACTGGTGGGAACACAACTATCATCTGGTCTCCTTCGGACTTGGCTTACTGGTAATATTGTACTATCTCATCTACATCAGGGCATCAAATGGTTTTGCCGACGTTACCGGAATAACATCATACGGATGGCACAAGCTTATACATACCGGAGTTGAATATTACAGCTTCATAGCACTGATAGGCTCGCTCTTTGTAGTATCAGGCGGAATTTTCATCAGGGTCAACAACAACTCAACCCCCCTTGTAAACACGGCAATACTCCTCATCGGCGCCATAGCCGCAAATTTCCTGGGCACTACCGGCGCATCAATGCTTCTTATAAGACCTTTTTTGAGGATCAACAAAGACAGGGTAAAGGGTTATCAGGTAGTATTCTTCATCTTTATAGTGAGCAACATAGGCGGGTCGCTGACGCCCATAGGGGACCCTCCGCTGTTTCTGGGCTATCTAAAGGGAGTTCCATTTTTCTGGGTCATTGGCAAGGTATGGCATATATGGCTCCTGACAACGGCAATAGTCCTGATCATTTTCTACTTGATAGACTCAAGATATTATGCCAGGGTCAAGGGGAAGATATCCAAAGCCAGGACAGAGGGAAAGATGGAGATTCTTGGAAAAAAGAATTTCATATATCTCTTTATGGTCCTTGTTTTAGTGCTGCTTCAGAAGGCAGAATTTATTAAACATATCGAAGAGGGCATAGGAGCAAATGGCCAGCTGTATATCACAATTATAATAGCAACACTCATGATTATTGTATCAGCTATAGCATATAAAAGTTCAAACAGAGAGGCCATAGAGGCAAACGAATTTAATTTCGGGCCTATTAAAGAAGTGGCGATACTCTTCATAGGCATATTTGCCACCATGATACCTGCACTCGACTACCTCGAGCAGAATGCAGCAGCGCTTGGCATAAATACCTACGGCCAATTCTACTGGGGGTCAGGGATACTGTCCAGCGTGCTTGATAATGCACCCACATATCTGAACTTCCTCAGTGCATCCTTCGGGCTTGCCAACCTGTCCGTAGACACAGACATGGCAAAGTTTCTCGACCCAGGTCATGTCATAACATTAGGCAACGGAATGGCAGTCCATACATGGAAATATGTCCAGGCCATCTCTCTCGGATCAGTATTCTTCGGTGCAAACACATATATTGGCAACGGCCCCAACTTTATGGTAAAATCAATCGCTGAACAGTCTGGAGTAGAATGCCCCAGCTTCTTTGCATACGTTTACAAGTATTCGCTGCCAGTCCTGATACCGGTCTATGCATTAGTATGGTTTCTATTTTTCAGATAG
- a CDS encoding GDP-L-fucose synthase, with protein sequence MKTYLSGHRGLVGSAILRTLNKKGYTDTVYRTSSELDLRRQSDTESFFEAERPDHVYLAAAKVGGILANDTYRADFIYDNMSIALNVIHSAYKFGVKKFLNLGSSCIYPRLATQPMKEESLLTGSLEPTNEPYAIAKISAIKLCRYYNEQYGTNFISVMPSNLFGPGDNFNLETAHVLPTLIRKFHLAKLLRNKDFEMIRTDLKTFPLGFGIDLSPSSLMSEEQILERLGITKDYVFLWGSGEHYREFLYVDDLAGACVYLMENYDYKDIGEFVNIGMGEDLKIKELANIVRELTGFTGDIRHDLSKPEGTPRKLLDTSKIRSMGWAPVTSLAEGIMKTYEWYLGNMQ encoded by the coding sequence ATGAAGACATACCTGTCAGGTCATAGAGGGCTTGTTGGATCTGCCATTCTCAGGACCTTAAATAAAAAGGGTTATACGGATACTGTGTACAGAACGAGCAGTGAGCTTGATCTGCGAAGGCAGTCTGATACAGAAAGCTTTTTTGAAGCGGAAAGGCCGGATCACGTTTATCTGGCTGCGGCAAAAGTGGGCGGCATATTGGCAAACGATACCTACAGGGCTGATTTCATTTACGACAATATGTCTATTGCCTTAAATGTAATTCATTCTGCCTACAAGTTTGGGGTAAAGAAGTTTCTCAATCTCGGTTCCTCCTGCATATATCCAAGGCTTGCCACTCAACCAATGAAGGAGGAATCTCTCCTGACAGGGAGTCTCGAGCCTACCAATGAACCTTATGCTATAGCAAAGATATCTGCCATTAAGTTGTGCCGTTATTATAATGAGCAGTATGGGACAAACTTCATATCCGTGATGCCTTCTAATCTTTTCGGGCCCGGTGATAACTTTAATCTTGAGACTGCACATGTCCTGCCAACCCTGATACGGAAATTTCATCTGGCAAAGCTGTTAAGGAATAAGGATTTTGAAATGATAAGGACTGACCTGAAAACTTTTCCATTAGGTTTTGGCATTGATCTGTCACCTTCCTCCCTCATGTCTGAAGAACAGATACTTGAACGGCTTGGCATTACAAAAGACTATGTTTTTCTGTGGGGCAGCGGTGAGCACTACAGGGAGTTTCTGTATGTGGATGACCTTGCAGGCGCCTGCGTATACCTGATGGAGAATTACGATTATAAAGACATCGGGGAGTTTGTGAATATAGGGATGGGCGAGGATCTGAAGATAAAGGAACTTGCAAATATTGTAAGAGAATTAACCGGCTTTACAGGCGATATAAGGCATGACCTTTCTAAACCTGAAGGAACGCCGCGCAAGCTCCTTGATACTTCAAAAATCAGGTCCATGGGCTGGGCCCCTGTTACCAGTCTTGCGGAAGGAATAATGAAGACGTATGAGTGGTATCTTGGCAATATGCAGTAA
- the gmd gene encoding GDP-mannose 4,6-dehydratase — protein MPKKALVTGITGQDGSYMAELLLSKGYEVHGLIRRASTFNTGRIDHIYVDPHDPAARLFLHYGDLSDAGQITHFIYNIQPDEVYHLGAQSHVRVSFDMPEYTGDITGLGTTRLLEAIRRSGNSVRFYQASSSEMFGAAPPPQAEDTPFYPRSPYAAAKVYAYWMVVNYREAYNLFASNGILFNHESPRRGEIFVTRKITRAIANIVAGKEKYLYLGNLEAKRDWGFAPEYMECIYLMLQHDKPGDFVVGTGETHSVREFVEETFSYAGLDWKEHVKIDPKYFRPTEVDVLKANPARTKGALGWEPKVDFSMLAKIMVDADMRELGVEPKGEGDRMLREVYPHKWWKRD, from the coding sequence ATGCCAAAAAAAGCATTGGTGACCGGGATTACAGGTCAGGATGGATCATATATGGCAGAGCTGTTGCTGTCAAAAGGGTATGAGGTTCATGGGTTGATACGGAGGGCGAGCACGTTTAATACCGGCAGGATAGACCATATCTATGTAGACCCTCATGATCCTGCAGCCAGGCTCTTCCTCCACTATGGAGACCTCTCTGATGCAGGGCAGATCACGCATTTTATATACAACATCCAGCCAGATGAGGTCTATCACCTTGGTGCGCAGAGCCATGTCAGGGTTAGTTTTGATATGCCGGAGTATACAGGGGATATCACCGGCCTGGGCACTACCCGGTTACTGGAGGCGATCAGACGCAGCGGCAACAGCGTAAGATTCTATCAGGCATCGAGCAGTGAGATGTTCGGGGCTGCCCCTCCTCCCCAGGCAGAAGATACACCCTTTTATCCGAGGAGCCCCTATGCAGCGGCAAAGGTCTATGCCTACTGGATGGTGGTCAACTACCGTGAGGCATACAATTTATTTGCATCCAATGGGATATTGTTTAACCATGAGTCACCGAGGCGCGGGGAGATATTTGTTACAAGAAAGATCACAAGGGCAATAGCAAACATAGTTGCCGGGAAAGAGAAATATCTCTATTTAGGCAATCTTGAGGCAAAAAGGGACTGGGGATTTGCCCCAGAGTATATGGAGTGCATATATCTAATGCTCCAGCATGACAAGCCTGGTGATTTTGTTGTAGGGACTGGGGAGACCCATTCAGTAAGGGAATTTGTAGAAGAGACCTTCAGCTATGCTGGTCTGGACTGGAAGGAGCATGTAAAGATAGACCCAAAATATTTCAGGCCTACAGAGGTAGATGTGCTCAAGGCCAACCCGGCAAGGACAAAAGGGGCACTGGGGTGGGAGCCAAAGGTTGACTTTTCCATGCTCGCAAAGATCATGGTGGATGCTGACATGAGAGAGTTGGGTGTTGAGCCAAAAGGTGAAGGAGACAGGATGTTAAGAGAGGTATATCCGCATAAATGGTGGAAGAGGGATTAG
- a CDS encoding CooT family nickel-binding protein produces MCEASVYIEKNGREELLLDSVDVLEPQEGGRIYIRNLSGEQKTLTARIKKIRLVEHKIILEKTEG; encoded by the coding sequence ATGTGTGAGGCAAGCGTTTACATCGAGAAAAATGGAAGAGAAGAACTCCTCCTGGACAGTGTGGATGTCTTAGAGCCCCAGGAAGGGGGCAGGATATATATCAGAAACCTTTCTGGCGAGCAAAAGACGTTGACTGCCCGCATTAAGAAGATCCGGCTTGTTGAGCATAAGATTATCCTTGAGAAGACAGAAGGATAA
- a CDS encoding universal stress protein, with product MPSRILVPFDPSPYAVSALEYACLLARRDNAEITGVVVLDMPGIEKSIGPVPLGGIYFAEKLEKAKEQKAHEHIELLLEKFRQICQREGVVHREAQRQGSPIDHIVQDSMFYDLVVMGVRTHFHFETEQKPGDSIELILKNAVTPIITVPEHFLPGERMNVLIAFNGSHPSAKAMQEFAYLFEPTAAQMDITLLMSETEEAIARFHLDGATSYLNAHSFRNINVQMTSDDIIQVMAEKHLQWADMVVLGVHSKKGLLDFMVGSLSRYLIKAGNKILLFGR from the coding sequence ATGCCGAGCCGGATTCTGGTACCTTTTGACCCATCTCCATATGCTGTTTCTGCCCTTGAATATGCCTGCCTGCTTGCCAGACGGGATAATGCAGAAATCACAGGCGTTGTTGTTCTGGATATGCCTGGTATTGAGAAGTCCATCGGACCTGTACCGCTTGGCGGGATTTACTTTGCTGAGAAGCTGGAGAAGGCAAAGGAACAAAAGGCACATGAACATATTGAGTTATTGCTTGAAAAGTTCCGGCAGATATGTCAAAGGGAGGGGGTTGTCCACCGGGAGGCTCAACGCCAGGGATCTCCCATTGATCATATTGTCCAGGACTCTATGTTCTATGACCTTGTTGTAATGGGGGTACGCACCCACTTTCACTTCGAGACAGAGCAGAAGCCAGGCGATTCCATTGAGCTTATACTGAAGAATGCCGTTACCCCGATCATCACAGTGCCGGAACATTTTCTGCCTGGAGAAAGAATGAATGTCCTGATAGCCTTTAACGGGAGCCATCCTTCAGCAAAGGCCATGCAGGAGTTTGCATATCTGTTTGAGCCAACTGCCGCTCAAATGGACATTACTCTGCTGATGTCCGAGACTGAAGAGGCTATTGCAAGATTCCATCTCGATGGCGCAACATCATATCTGAATGCCCATTCCTTCCGCAACATCAATGTTCAAATGACATCTGATGATATTATCCAGGTTATGGCAGAAAAACATCTGCAGTGGGCCGATATGGTAGTGCTTGGTGTCCATTCTAAAAAAGGCCTGCTCGATTTTATGGTTGGAAGCCTGAGCAGGTATCTGATAAAGGCAGGAAATAAAATCCTTCTGTTCGGCCGGTAG
- a CDS encoding DMT family protein, whose product MTTVILLTISNIFMTFAWYGHLKYKDSALWKVIIISWLIAFLEYCFQVPANRIGHYHFSAAQLKTIQEVITLIVFSVFSILYLKEEFRWNYLVGFLFIIGAVFFMFKK is encoded by the coding sequence ATGACGACAGTAATATTGTTAACCATCTCCAATATTTTCATGACCTTCGCATGGTACGGCCATCTAAAATACAAAGACTCTGCGCTCTGGAAGGTGATAATCATAAGCTGGCTCATAGCATTCCTTGAATATTGCTTCCAGGTGCCAGCCAACCGTATCGGACATTACCACTTTTCTGCTGCACAGCTAAAGACCATACAGGAGGTTATTACGCTGATTGTATTTTCAGTGTTTTCAATCCTGTACCTGAAAGAGGAGTTCCGGTGGAATTATCTGGTTGGTTTTCTGTTTATAATTGGGGCTGTCTTTTTTATGTTCAAAAAGTAA
- a CDS encoding DUF3842 family protein: protein MTVLVIDGQGGGIGAHIIEKMQKNLPEAYVEKMDIIAIGTNAIATSLMMKAGANKAASGENSIVQVCRYADIIIGSWAIVIPNSMLGEYTQVMADAVAASKAKKLLVPLPQQGIEMIGVTPEPFPHLIDKLIDRLKRIL, encoded by the coding sequence ATTACTGTATTGGTGATAGACGGACAGGGTGGAGGTATCGGCGCCCACATAATAGAAAAGATGCAGAAGAACCTGCCTGAGGCTTATGTTGAGAAGATGGACATTATTGCTATCGGTACCAATGCAATAGCTACATCATTAATGATGAAGGCAGGTGCAAACAAAGCAGCAAGCGGAGAAAATTCCATAGTTCAGGTATGCAGGTATGCAGACATTATTATTGGCTCATGGGCGATCGTGATACCAAATTCAATGCTTGGGGAGTATACTCAGGTGATGGCTGATGCAGTTGCCGCCAGCAAGGCGAAGAAGCTGCTGGTACCCCTTCCGCAGCAGGGTATTGAGATGATAGGTGTTACCCCTGAGCCCTTTCCTCATTTAATAGACAAACTGATTGACAGGTTGAAGAGAATCCTTTAA
- a CDS encoding DegT/DnrJ/EryC1/StrS family aminotransferase — MKINFIDLKSQYIKYKSDIDREISEVLESTQFILGSKVAELEKQLAAYVGVRFGIGVSSGTDALLLGLMAYGVKSGDEIICPPFTFIATAEVIALLGAKPVFVDIDERTYNINPSLIEAKITEKTRGIIPVGLYGQVADMDAIYTIAKQRGLFVIEDGCQSFGATYRGRRSCGLPDIGVTSFFPSKPLGAYGDAGMVFTDNQEIAGIINSLHVHGEIKRYQHKYIGINGRIDAIQAAVLLAKFKHLDEEVKLRQQKGAYYSEGLKDAVVTPYIEPYNTSVYAQYSVMSDKRDALSKYLNDNGVPTAIHYPQPLHLQEAFSYLGYREGAFPVSEKTSKGILSLPMSPFITQDEQDYVIEKVKEFYAGR; from the coding sequence ATGAAGATAAATTTCATAGACCTTAAAAGCCAGTATATCAAGTATAAGTCAGATATTGACAGGGAAATCTCAGAGGTGCTTGAGAGTACCCAGTTTATCCTTGGCAGCAAGGTTGCTGAACTCGAGAAACAGCTTGCCGCCTATGTGGGCGTCCGTTTTGGAATAGGTGTAAGCTCAGGTACAGATGCCCTTCTTCTTGGACTCATGGCCTATGGAGTCAAAAGCGGTGACGAGATTATATGCCCTCCGTTTACCTTTATAGCAACTGCAGAGGTCATAGCCCTTCTTGGCGCGAAGCCAGTGTTCGTTGACATTGATGAAAGGACTTACAATATAAACCCATCCCTTATTGAAGCAAAAATTACTGAAAAGACAAGAGGTATTATCCCCGTTGGCCTCTACGGTCAGGTTGCAGACATGGATGCTATATATACTATTGCGAAGCAAAGGGGGTTGTTCGTAATTGAAGATGGATGCCAGTCATTTGGTGCTACATACAGGGGGCGGAGGTCGTGCGGCCTGCCGGACATTGGTGTCACCTCATTTTTTCCGTCAAAGCCTCTTGGCGCATATGGCGACGCCGGGATGGTCTTTACAGACAATCAGGAAATTGCAGGTATCATCAACAGCCTGCACGTTCATGGAGAGATTAAGAGGTATCAGCACAAATATATAGGCATCAATGGAAGGATTGATGCTATACAGGCAGCGGTTCTGCTGGCCAAGTTTAAGCATCTTGATGAAGAGGTTAAGCTGAGACAACAAAAGGGTGCATATTATAGTGAGGGGCTGAAAGATGCAGTAGTAACACCGTATATAGAGCCGTACAATACCTCAGTATATGCCCAGTATTCTGTCATGTCAGATAAAAGGGATGCCTTGAGCAAATACCTCAATGACAATGGGGTGCCTACGGCAATTCACTATCCTCAGCCATTGCATCTTCAGGAGGCATTCAGCTATCTGGGTTACAGGGAAGGCGCTTTTCCGGTAAGCGAGAAGACATCGAAGGGAATCCTGTCCCTGCCCATGTCGCCGTTTATTACACAGGATGAGCAGGATTACGTGATTGAGAAGGTGAAGGAGTTTTATGCAGGCAGGTAA
- a CDS encoding DUF362 domain-containing protein yields MNNPSKTVALAYCPDYQRGNIEKSILNTLDHLGGLGQYIPKDSRVLIKPNLLKASLPGECITTHPAFVEAVVRIVLDYGCRPFIGDSPAFGDLSAVARTTGIADICRRYDIRLQPFNSPVTVRVSDPFVRSLDIDKAVLEADKIINIPKLKTHVQVGFSGAVKNLFGCLSGKKKVLWHFKAGDKEYRFGRVLLEIYNSVTPALHIVDGVTALEGHGPTRGNPKETGLIAASADAISLDRVLCEIIGLPVASSEVLNALKYHYGISIDTGDIKIKGDSLDNFTGRPFILPEWMPIRFSLIRITGSMFKHLRLKAAARIGTTHPP; encoded by the coding sequence ATGAACAACCCTTCCAAAACGGTTGCATTAGCCTATTGTCCTGACTACCAGAGGGGAAACATTGAAAAGTCCATACTAAACACACTGGATCACCTCGGTGGTTTAGGACAATACATACCGAAAGACAGCCGGGTACTGATTAAACCCAACCTGCTCAAGGCCTCCTTGCCAGGTGAATGCATTACAACGCACCCGGCGTTTGTCGAGGCTGTCGTACGGATCGTCCTTGATTACGGCTGCAGGCCTTTTATCGGCGACAGTCCTGCATTCGGAGATCTCTCCGCTGTTGCCAGAACCACAGGCATAGCCGACATCTGCAGGAGATATGATATCCGGCTGCAGCCATTTAACTCTCCGGTTACTGTCAGGGTATCAGACCCTTTTGTCAGGAGTCTGGATATTGACAAGGCTGTCCTTGAAGCAGACAAGATTATCAACATCCCGAAGTTAAAGACTCATGTTCAGGTAGGGTTCAGCGGTGCTGTAAAAAACCTGTTCGGCTGTCTCAGCGGTAAGAAGAAGGTCCTGTGGCATTTTAAGGCAGGGGATAAGGAATACAGGTTCGGCAGGGTGCTTCTCGAAATCTATAATTCGGTCACCCCTGCCCTGCACATTGTTGATGGGGTTACTGCATTGGAGGGACATGGACCAACGAGAGGAAATCCCAAGGAGACCGGCCTGATTGCAGCATCTGCTGACGCAATCTCTCTGGACAGGGTGCTGTGCGAAATTATAGGACTGCCTGTCGCATCTTCTGAAGTGTTAAACGCACTAAAGTATCATTACGGAATTTCGATAGACACAGGAGACATCAAAATCAAGGGCGACAGCCTTGACAACTTTACCGGAAGACCATTTATCCTGCCTGAATGGATGCCGATACGCTTCAGCCTGATCAGGATAACAGGGAGTATGTTTAAGCATCTCAGGCTTAAGGCTGCGGCAAGAATTGGGACAACACACCCTCCATGA
- a CDS encoding mannose-1-phosphate guanylyltransferase/mannose-6-phosphate isomerase, giving the protein MAGGSGTRFWPLSREAMPKQLLRIDGDETLIQQTIARVRPLIAPGHIHVVTNKSQAEQIKYQVQELNRDNFIIEPAARNTAAAIGLAAVYLNHQNPDSVMGILPADHVVKNKEKFIETMRNAFKTASDGYLVTIGIKPSRPETGYGYIHAGTSLKIPLNPPFSKGETFSTPVFCVDRFTEKPDIETARAYLADGSYFWNSGMFVWKTSVILDEIERHMPSLGKGLREIKEAIGKGDEASVVSKVFSGLESVSIDYGVMEKSDKVVVIPADLGWSDVGSWTALDEITAKDTRGNVIAGNVVDVESRDSIIYASNRLVATAGLSDMVVVDTEDATLVCHKDRAQDVKKIVEELKKRGAEEHLTHRTVIRPWGSYTLLEKGDRYKIKRIVVNPGARLSLQMHYHRSEHWVVVSGTAKVRRGDEEFFVNPNESTYIPMETSHRLENPGRIPLQIIEVQNGEYLEEDDIVRFDDAYGRV; this is encoded by the coding sequence ATGGCAGGCGGCAGCGGCACCCGCTTCTGGCCTTTGAGCAGGGAGGCCATGCCCAAACAGCTCCTAAGGATTGACGGTGACGAGACGCTGATACAGCAGACCATAGCAAGGGTCAGACCGCTTATCGCGCCTGGGCATATACATGTCGTAACCAATAAGTCCCAGGCTGAACAGATAAAATATCAGGTCCAGGAACTCAACAGAGATAATTTCATCATTGAACCGGCTGCCAGGAATACTGCTGCAGCAATAGGTCTTGCAGCGGTTTATCTGAACCACCAAAATCCTGATTCTGTAATGGGTATTCTTCCGGCTGACCATGTTGTAAAGAATAAAGAGAAATTTATTGAGACAATGAGAAATGCATTCAAAACTGCCAGTGACGGCTATCTCGTAACTATAGGCATAAAGCCATCGAGACCCGAGACAGGGTACGGATACATACATGCAGGAACTTCCCTGAAAATCCCCCTTAATCCCCCTTTTTCAAAGGGGGAAACATTCTCCACCCCGGTATTCTGCGTTGACCGCTTTACTGAAAAGCCGGACATTGAGACAGCAAGGGCATATCTCGCTGATGGAAGCTATTTCTGGAACAGTGGCATGTTTGTCTGGAAGACCTCGGTTATCCTTGATGAGATAGAACGTCACATGCCTTCTCTCGGAAAGGGGCTAAGAGAGATTAAAGAGGCGATAGGAAAGGGTGATGAGGCATCTGTCGTCAGCAAGGTGTTTTCAGGATTGGAATCAGTATCTATTGATTACGGCGTAATGGAGAAGTCTGACAAGGTTGTTGTCATCCCGGCAGACCTTGGCTGGAGTGATGTTGGCAGCTGGACCGCCCTTGACGAGATAACAGCTAAGGACACCAGGGGAAATGTCATAGCCGGAAATGTTGTTGATGTGGAGAGCAGGGATTCGATCATCTATGCGTCAAACCGGCTTGTTGCCACTGCAGGGTTGAGTGACATGGTGGTGGTTGATACGGAAGATGCAACGCTTGTCTGTCATAAAGACAGGGCTCAGGATGTAAAAAAGATAGTGGAGGAGTTGAAGAAGCGCGGGGCTGAGGAGCATCTGACTCACAGGACTGTGATAAGGCCGTGGGGTTCATATACTTTGCTTGAGAAGGGTGACAGGTACAAAATAAAGAGGATAGTGGTAAATCCAGGGGCCCGTCTTTCCCTGCAGATGCATTATCACCGCAGTGAACACTGGGTAGTAGTCTCCGGTACGGCAAAGGTAAGGCGGGGTGATGAGGAGTTTTTCGTCAATCCGAATGAAAGCACTTACATACCGATGGAGACCAGTCACAGGCTTGAGAATCCAGGCAGGATACCGCTCCAGATAATAGAGGTGCAGAATGGCGAATATCTTGAAGAGGACGATATCGTCAGGTTTGATGATGCCTACGGCAGGGTATGA